A single window of Streptomyces griseoviridis DNA harbors:
- a CDS encoding MarR family winged helix-turn-helix transcriptional regulator: MGDTPGNLGSEPTLDEQIAAYQREFQDLDPQVEKIVSALSRLNRRMNVAYGRQTSALGISNAEWEVLKALVLSGVPYQLGPSDLAKRLGLTPAAMTHRIDRMVAEGLVTRERDESNRVRVIVELTTDGREKWLEAMRLASVFEEELLQDLAPEERVVLDEVLTRLLRRVEHAQPDAGGRLTDLD; encoded by the coding sequence ATGGGCGACACACCCGGCAACCTCGGCAGCGAACCGACCCTCGACGAGCAGATCGCGGCGTACCAGCGCGAGTTCCAGGACCTGGACCCCCAGGTCGAGAAGATCGTCTCGGCGCTGTCCCGGCTGAACCGCCGGATGAACGTCGCCTACGGCCGCCAGACCTCGGCCCTCGGCATAAGCAACGCCGAGTGGGAGGTCCTCAAGGCCCTCGTCCTCTCCGGGGTGCCGTACCAGCTGGGCCCGAGCGACCTGGCCAAGCGGCTCGGCCTGACGCCGGCCGCGATGACCCACCGCATCGACCGCATGGTCGCGGAGGGCCTGGTGACCCGGGAGCGCGACGAGTCCAACCGGGTGCGGGTGATCGTGGAGCTGACCACGGACGGCCGCGAGAAGTGGCTGGAGGCCATGCGCCTCGCCTCGGTCTTCGAGGAGGAACTGCTCCAGGACCTCGCCCCCGAGGAGCGCGTGGTCCTCGACGAGGTGCTCACCCGCCTGCTCCGCCGGGTGGAGCACGCCCAGCCGGACGCCGGCGGCCGCCTCACCGATCTGGACTGA
- a CDS encoding MFS transporter — protein sequence MRRIHVGNALSAFGLGFTVPYLYVYVAQVRGLGAMTAGLVLAVFAVAALVVLPFAGRAIVRHGPLPVLLAALVTAALGALGLGLAGNATAVLLAATALGAGQAVTQPALATMIVDSSTTETRSRAFATQFFLQNLGLGVGGLIGGHLVDTTRVSSFTLLFAIEAAMFLVLVAVMATVRLPRAPRVENAPSGSGAGSWKRLLGNRAMVQLCVLGFVLFFACYGQFESGLSAYGVEAAGISTSTLGTALAANTLMIVVAQFAVLKFVERRRRSRVIAAVGLIWAVAWVAAGFAGLGHGSQEMATAAFVSTYALFGLGEAMLSPTVAPLVADLAPSGLAGQYNSAFALVKQLALAVGPAVGGPMGASLHAPYIVTFLLFSLGISVLAVRLGRQLTDVQDQPWAARSRVVVRGGAAAEPVAADA from the coding sequence ATGCGCCGGATCCATGTGGGTAACGCACTCAGCGCGTTCGGGCTCGGCTTCACCGTCCCCTACCTGTACGTCTATGTGGCGCAGGTGCGGGGCCTTGGAGCCATGACGGCGGGGCTCGTCCTCGCCGTCTTCGCCGTGGCCGCGCTGGTCGTGCTGCCGTTCGCCGGGCGGGCCATCGTCCGGCACGGGCCCCTGCCGGTCCTGCTCGCCGCCCTGGTCACCGCCGCTCTGGGCGCGCTGGGCCTCGGGCTCGCGGGGAACGCGACGGCGGTGCTGCTCGCGGCGACGGCGCTCGGCGCCGGGCAGGCCGTGACGCAGCCGGCGCTCGCCACGATGATCGTCGACTCGTCGACGACGGAGACCCGCTCGCGCGCCTTCGCCACCCAGTTCTTCCTGCAGAACCTCGGTCTCGGCGTCGGCGGGCTGATCGGCGGGCACCTGGTGGACACCACGCGGGTGTCGTCGTTCACGCTGCTGTTCGCGATCGAGGCGGCGATGTTCCTGGTGCTGGTCGCGGTGATGGCGACCGTGCGGCTGCCGCGCGCGCCGCGGGTCGAGAACGCGCCGTCCGGGTCGGGCGCCGGGAGCTGGAAGCGGCTGCTGGGGAACCGGGCGATGGTGCAGCTGTGCGTGCTGGGCTTCGTGCTGTTCTTCGCCTGCTACGGGCAGTTCGAGTCGGGGCTGAGCGCCTACGGGGTGGAGGCCGCCGGGATCTCGACGTCCACGCTCGGGACCGCGCTGGCCGCCAACACGCTGATGATCGTCGTCGCGCAGTTCGCGGTGCTCAAGTTCGTCGAGCGGCGCAGGCGGTCGCGGGTGATCGCGGCGGTGGGGCTGATCTGGGCCGTGGCGTGGGTCGCGGCCGGGTTCGCCGGGCTCGGGCACGGCAGCCAGGAGATGGCGACGGCCGCCTTCGTGTCGACGTACGCGCTGTTCGGGCTCGGGGAGGCGATGCTGTCGCCGACCGTGGCGCCGCTGGTCGCCGATCTGGCGCCGAGCGGTCTCGCCGGGCAGTACAACTCGGCGTTCGCCCTGGTGAAGCAGCTCGCGCTGGCCGTGGGTCCCGCGGTGGGCGGCCCGATGGGGGCCTCCCTGCACGCGCCCTACATCGTGACGTTCCTGCTGTTCTCCCTCGGGATCAGCGTGCTCGCCGTGCGGCTCGGGCGGCAGCTGACCGACGTCCAGGACCAGCCGTGGGCGGCGCGCAGCCGGGTCGTGGTGCGGGGCGGGGCGGCCGCAGAGCCCGTGGCCGCCGACGCCTGA
- a CDS encoding ATP-binding SpoIIE family protein phosphatase produces the protein MNFTRWSARLPGTQRRAAARTDHPGTPDRRGESAGAVPAARAEHLTDEHPHIPAVDELPVRDVLDRVPALVALVHGPDHRVAYVNDAYVAAFGVRPLGEPVRESLPELDELGLLPLLDQVRRSGRDRTLKSRKAPDGRSYTFTCTPVTEDADDGGAILLFATDVTDHAEAAERLRASERSQRETAVTLQRSLLPQELEEPDDLRIAATYHPGGTETAVGGDWYDVITLGGGRTALVIGDVMGRGVRAAAVMGQLRTAVRAYARLDLPPHEVLQLLDGLAAEIDPNQIATCVYAIHDPNEGRLVYASAGHLPILVRDESGVVQRADEPTGPPLGTGGWMHASGSIALGPGSTAVLYTDGLVERRDQDLDEGIAALERALAGATGTPQVVCDRLVRSAGVTADHDDDVAVLVLQHPARTGPTGDLFRNAALELLGGIEAAPRARAFASGVLTSWRFPAELHDLGVLAASELVANSLQHGIPPMRLRLRRTDRRLIIEVTDGDDHLPRRRRAEPADESGRGIAIVATIATNWGSRRTPGGGKAVWCEFVLPKP, from the coding sequence GTGAACTTCACGCGCTGGAGCGCCCGGCTTCCCGGAACGCAGCGCCGCGCGGCAGCGCGGACCGACCACCCGGGCACCCCCGACCGGCGGGGGGAGAGCGCGGGCGCCGTCCCCGCGGCCCGCGCCGAACACCTCACCGACGAGCACCCGCACATCCCCGCCGTCGACGAACTCCCCGTCCGTGACGTCCTCGACCGCGTCCCCGCACTCGTCGCCCTCGTCCACGGCCCCGACCACCGGGTCGCGTACGTCAACGACGCCTACGTCGCCGCCTTCGGCGTCCGCCCCCTCGGCGAACCCGTCCGCGAGTCCCTGCCCGAACTCGACGAACTGGGCCTGCTCCCGCTCCTCGACCAGGTCCGGCGCAGCGGCAGAGACCGCACCCTCAAGTCCCGCAAGGCACCCGACGGCCGCTCCTACACGTTCACCTGCACCCCGGTCACCGAGGACGCCGACGACGGCGGCGCGATCCTCCTCTTCGCCACCGACGTCACCGACCACGCCGAGGCCGCCGAACGCCTGCGCGCCAGCGAACGCAGCCAGCGCGAGACCGCCGTCACCCTCCAGCGCTCCCTGCTCCCGCAGGAACTGGAGGAACCCGACGACCTGCGCATCGCCGCCACCTACCACCCCGGCGGCACCGAGACCGCCGTCGGCGGCGACTGGTACGACGTCATCACCCTCGGCGGCGGCCGCACCGCCCTGGTCATCGGCGACGTCATGGGCAGAGGCGTGCGCGCGGCGGCCGTCATGGGCCAGCTGCGCACCGCCGTCCGCGCCTACGCCCGCCTCGACCTGCCCCCGCACGAGGTGCTCCAGCTCCTCGACGGCCTCGCCGCCGAGATCGACCCCAACCAGATCGCCACCTGCGTGTACGCGATCCACGACCCGAACGAGGGCCGGCTGGTGTACGCCTCGGCCGGCCATCTGCCGATCCTCGTGCGCGACGAGAGCGGGGTCGTCCAGCGCGCCGACGAACCCACCGGCCCGCCGCTGGGCACCGGCGGCTGGATGCACGCCTCGGGCTCGATCGCGCTCGGCCCCGGCTCCACCGCCGTCCTCTACACGGACGGCCTGGTCGAACGCCGCGACCAGGACCTCGACGAGGGCATCGCCGCCCTGGAACGCGCCCTCGCGGGCGCCACCGGCACCCCGCAGGTCGTCTGCGACCGCCTGGTCCGCTCGGCGGGCGTGACCGCCGACCACGACGACGACGTCGCCGTCCTCGTCCTCCAGCACCCGGCCCGCACCGGCCCCACGGGCGACCTGTTCCGCAACGCCGCCCTGGAACTCCTCGGCGGCATCGAGGCGGCACCCCGCGCGCGTGCCTTCGCCTCCGGCGTCCTGACCAGCTGGCGCTTCCCGGCCGAACTGCACGACCTCGGCGTCCTCGCGGCCAGCGAACTCGTCGCCAACTCCCTCCAGCACGGCATCCCGCCGATGCGGCTGCGGCTGCGCCGCACCGACCGCCGCCTGATCATCGAGGTGACGGACGGCGACGACCACCTGCCGCGCCGCCGCCGCGCGGAACCCGCCGACGAGTCGGGCCGCGGCATCGCCATCGTCGCGACGATCGCCACCAACTGGGGCTCGCGCAGGACCCCGGGCGGCGGCAAGGCGGTGTGGTGCGAGTTCGTGCTCCCCAAGCCGTGA
- a CDS encoding NAD(P)/FAD-dependent oxidoreductase has translation MVKERARILVVGGGYVGMYTALRLQRKLRSELRGGQVEITVVTPDPYMTYQPFLPEAAAGSISPRHVVVPLRRVLDHCRVVVGEVTALDHAKRTAHLTTLATEEEGTGPDQLEYDELVLAPGSVARTLPVPGLADHGIGFKTVEEAIGLRNHVIEQMDIASSTRDPALRDAALTFVFVGGGYAGVEALGELEDMARYASRSYHNVQPDDMKWILVEASDRVLPEVGEELGRYTVTALRRRNIDVRLTTRLESCADRVAVLSDGSRFPTRTVVWTAGVRPHPLIALTGLPRTDRGRLKCTAHLTVDGVPHAWAAGDAAAVPDVTAEPGAHTAPNAQHALRQAKVLGDNIAHALRGEELETYAHAYTGAVASLGLHKGVAQLRGRTLTGYPAWFMHRAYHLSRVPTFNRKARVLAEWTLSGLFKREIVSLGSLEHPRAEFERAAGGEPSTDPKGSS, from the coding sequence ATGGTGAAGGAACGTGCGCGCATTCTCGTTGTCGGCGGCGGCTACGTCGGGATGTACACGGCGCTGCGCCTCCAGCGGAAGCTGAGAAGCGAACTGCGCGGGGGCCAGGTGGAGATCACCGTCGTCACCCCCGACCCCTACATGACGTATCAGCCATTCCTTCCCGAGGCGGCGGCCGGATCCATCTCACCCCGGCACGTCGTCGTGCCGCTGCGCCGGGTCCTCGACCACTGCCGGGTCGTCGTCGGCGAGGTCACCGCGCTCGACCACGCCAAACGCACCGCGCACCTCACCACTCTCGCCACCGAGGAGGAGGGCACGGGCCCCGACCAGCTGGAGTACGACGAACTCGTCCTCGCCCCCGGCTCCGTCGCCCGCACCCTGCCCGTTCCCGGCCTCGCCGACCACGGCATCGGTTTCAAGACCGTCGAGGAGGCCATCGGACTGCGCAACCACGTCATCGAACAGATGGACATCGCCTCCTCCACCCGCGACCCCGCCCTCCGCGACGCGGCCCTCACCTTCGTCTTCGTCGGCGGCGGCTACGCGGGCGTGGAGGCGCTCGGCGAACTGGAGGACATGGCCCGCTACGCCTCCCGCTCCTACCACAACGTCCAGCCCGACGACATGAAATGGATCCTCGTCGAGGCGTCCGACCGCGTCCTGCCCGAGGTCGGCGAGGAACTCGGCCGCTACACGGTCACCGCACTGCGCCGCCGCAACATCGACGTACGCCTCACCACCCGCCTGGAGTCCTGCGCCGACCGGGTGGCCGTCCTCAGCGACGGCTCCCGCTTCCCGACCCGCACCGTCGTGTGGACCGCGGGCGTCCGACCGCACCCCCTGATCGCCCTGACCGGCCTCCCGCGCACCGACCGGGGGCGGCTGAAATGCACCGCCCACCTCACCGTCGACGGCGTCCCGCACGCGTGGGCCGCCGGCGACGCGGCCGCCGTGCCCGACGTCACCGCGGAACCCGGCGCGCACACCGCGCCCAACGCCCAGCACGCGCTGCGCCAGGCCAAGGTCCTCGGCGACAACATCGCCCACGCCCTGCGCGGCGAGGAACTCGAGACGTACGCGCACGCGTACACCGGCGCGGTCGCCTCCCTCGGCCTCCACAAGGGCGTCGCCCAGCTCCGCGGCCGCACCCTGACGGGCTACCCTGCCTGGTTCATGCACCGCGCCTACCACCTCAGCCGGGTCCCCACCTTCAACCGCAAGGCCCGGGTCCTGGCCGAATGGACGCTCTCCGGCCTCTTCAAGCGGGAGATCGTCTCCCTCGGCTCCCTCGAACATCCCCGAGCGGAGTTCGAACGCGCGGCCGGTGGAGAGCCTTCCACCGACCCGAAGGGGTCGTCCTGA
- a CDS encoding TetR/AcrR family transcriptional regulator, with translation MSIQESHWSTAAALAASGMVGAAGGGRGDASRTAPLRVDAQRNLEHVLRAAREVFGELGYGAPMEDVARRARVGVGTVYRRFPSKDVLVRRIAEEETSRLTDQARTALGQEDEPWSALSRFLRTSVASGAGRLLPPQVLRVGVADERGGEHGGAGPDEARVPQQRSQPGAGELRLVSDSTPVPAADDDTGAAALLEVVGKLVDRARASGALRPDVSVSDVLLVIATAAPALPDAAQQAAASARLLDILLEGLRSRPM, from the coding sequence ATGAGCATTCAGGAATCTCATTGGTCGACCGCAGCCGCTCTCGCAGCGAGCGGCATGGTGGGCGCGGCGGGCGGTGGACGCGGGGACGCCTCGCGGACGGCGCCGCTGCGTGTGGACGCACAGCGCAATCTGGAGCACGTACTGCGCGCGGCGCGCGAGGTCTTCGGCGAGCTGGGGTACGGCGCGCCGATGGAGGACGTGGCGCGGCGGGCGCGGGTGGGCGTGGGGACGGTGTACCGGCGCTTCCCGAGCAAGGACGTGCTGGTGCGTCGGATAGCCGAGGAGGAGACCTCCCGGCTGACCGACCAGGCCCGTACGGCGCTCGGCCAGGAGGACGAGCCGTGGTCGGCGCTCTCGCGCTTCCTGCGGACGTCGGTCGCCTCGGGTGCCGGGCGGCTGCTGCCGCCGCAGGTGCTGCGGGTGGGGGTCGCGGACGAGCGGGGCGGCGAGCACGGCGGCGCCGGTCCTGACGAGGCGCGGGTGCCGCAGCAGCGCAGTCAGCCAGGCGCGGGTGAGCTGCGGCTGGTGTCGGACAGCACGCCGGTGCCGGCGGCCGACGACGACACGGGCGCCGCGGCGCTCCTGGAGGTCGTGGGCAAGCTGGTCGACCGGGCGCGGGCCTCGGGTGCGCTGCGGCCCGACGTGTCGGTGTCGGACGTCCTGCTGGTGATCGCCACGGCGGCGCCCGCGCTGCCCGACGCGGCGCAGCAGGCGGCTGCCTCGGCGCGGCTGCTGGACATCCTGCTGGAGGGGCTGCGTTCGCGCCCGATGTGA
- a CDS encoding sigma-70 family RNA polymerase sigma factor encodes MHDADGRGDREDLDGGGGQGDRDPASAGHGDGPAGHGGHRGRDGDAFDGAPQVPSQGGRGGQPRGDGPHGDVPDSGAPGGDEPVGDEPVGSASFVEETVPAQRDRREDGSVLPPPRELPPADAELIGRMRAGDDSAYEELYRRHADAVRRYARTCCRDADTADDLTAEVFAAMLQAVRGGSGPEQAVRAYLLTSVRRVAARWTKSARREQLVDDFAVFADQAAGSEAADDDTLGLGADVRALHEAERSMAMRAFRSLPERWQAVLWHTEVEDESPSEVAPLFGLDANGTRVLASRAREGLKQAYLQAHVSATLAGDAECARYADRLGAYARGGLRTRAELGLRKHLDECARCQLAAGEIKEVASGIPAVVPVAVIGWFGAAGYAKAAVFLAGGAGAGAAGAAGAAAAATGKASGGAAAAGKAASGAAATGKAAKGAATAGKAAKGAASAGKAAKGAATAGKAAEGLGTPAKVGIAVGVLAVTAAVAFALTGDETPVRKADAKPPASAPVVRDTPSPSAPRPTPAPPTKGPASAPPVIAPSPAPKPKPRPTPTPTPTPSPSPSPSPSSRPTPTPTPSPTPPPLPAPAPAVYQWNELSYNLTGDGSAPEMRRGESSWVWQRYGVSIGGRRYDHGVTVRGLSSVTIDLNRPCSAYDALVGVDDLALGVGRVTFSVYADGERLWRSGEIRAGEAGVAVRVGLSGRKTVRLVVEPGVPFSALTPVDWAESKFTCS; translated from the coding sequence ATGCATGACGCTGACGGTCGCGGTGACCGCGAGGATCTCGACGGCGGTGGCGGCCAGGGCGACCGTGACCCTGCCAGCGCCGGTCACGGCGACGGCCCTGCCGGACACGGCGGCCACCGCGGTCGGGACGGCGACGCCTTCGACGGGGCCCCGCAGGTGCCGAGCCAGGGGGGCCGCGGGGGCCAGCCGCGTGGAGATGGACCGCACGGCGATGTGCCGGACAGTGGTGCACCTGGCGGGGACGAGCCTGTCGGGGATGAGCCTGTCGGGTCGGCTTCCTTCGTCGAGGAGACCGTTCCCGCCCAGCGCGACCGGCGCGAGGACGGCAGTGTCCTGCCACCGCCCCGCGAACTGCCGCCCGCCGACGCCGAACTGATCGGACGGATGCGCGCGGGCGACGACAGCGCCTACGAGGAGCTGTACCGCCGGCACGCCGACGCCGTCCGCCGCTACGCCCGCACCTGCTGCCGGGACGCTGACACCGCCGACGACCTCACCGCCGAGGTCTTCGCCGCGATGCTCCAGGCGGTGCGCGGCGGCTCCGGACCCGAACAGGCCGTCCGCGCCTACCTGTTGACCTCCGTGCGCCGAGTGGCCGCGCGGTGGACCAAGTCCGCGCGACGCGAGCAACTCGTCGACGACTTCGCGGTCTTCGCCGACCAGGCCGCCGGTTCCGAGGCCGCCGACGACGACACTCTCGGCCTCGGCGCCGACGTGCGCGCGCTGCACGAGGCCGAACGGTCCATGGCCATGCGGGCGTTCAGGTCGCTGCCCGAGCGCTGGCAGGCGGTGCTCTGGCACACCGAGGTCGAGGACGAGTCGCCCAGCGAGGTCGCCCCCCTCTTCGGGCTCGACGCCAACGGCACCCGGGTGCTCGCCAGCCGCGCCCGCGAGGGCCTCAAACAGGCCTACCTCCAGGCGCACGTCAGCGCCACCCTGGCCGGCGACGCCGAGTGCGCCCGCTACGCCGACCGGCTCGGCGCCTACGCCCGCGGCGGACTGCGCACCCGGGCCGAACTCGGGCTGCGCAAGCACCTCGACGAGTGCGCCCGGTGCCAGCTGGCGGCCGGGGAGATCAAGGAAGTCGCGAGCGGCATCCCGGCGGTCGTGCCGGTCGCCGTCATCGGCTGGTTCGGCGCGGCCGGGTACGCCAAGGCCGCCGTGTTCCTCGCCGGCGGCGCGGGCGCCGGAGCGGCCGGGGCCGCGGGGGCCGCCGCTGCGGCGACGGGCAAAGCCTCGGGCGGAGCGGCGGCGGCGGGCAAGGCGGCGAGTGGAGCGGCTGCGACGGGCAAAGCGGCGAAGGGCGCGGCTACGGCGGGCAAAGCGGCGAAGGGCGCGGCCTCGGCAGGCAAAGCCGCGAAGGGCGCGGCTACTGCGGGCAAAGCCGCCGAGGGGCTCGGGACGCCCGCGAAGGTCGGGATCGCGGTCGGTGTGCTCGCCGTGACGGCCGCGGTGGCGTTCGCGCTGACCGGCGACGAGACCCCGGTCAGGAAGGCCGACGCCAAACCGCCGGCCTCCGCGCCGGTGGTGCGCGACACCCCTTCTCCGTCGGCGCCGAGGCCCACGCCGGCGCCTCCGACGAAGGGACCCGCTTCCGCGCCGCCGGTGATCGCGCCCTCGCCCGCGCCGAAGCCGAAGCCGAGGCCGACGCCTACCCCCACGCCCACCCCGTCGCCCTCACCCTCGCCGTCGCCCTCGTCGAGGCCCACCCCCACGCCCACGCCTTCCCCGACCCCGCCGCCTCTCCCGGCGCCCGCACCGGCCGTCTACCAGTGGAACGAGCTGTCCTACAACCTGACCGGGGACGGCAGCGCGCCCGAGATGCGGCGCGGGGAGAGCAGTTGGGTGTGGCAGCGGTACGGGGTGTCGATCGGGGGGCGGCGGTACGACCACGGGGTGACCGTGCGCGGCCTGTCGTCCGTCACCATCGACCTCAACCGGCCCTGTTCCGCCTATGACGCGCTGGTCGGGGTCGACGACCTCGCCCTGGGCGTCGGCCGGGTCACCTTCTCCGTCTACGCGGACGGTGAGCGGCTGTGGCGGTCGGGGGAGATCCGGGCGGGCGAGGCGGGGGTGGCGGTGCGGGTGGGGCTCTCGGGGCGGAAGACGGTACGGCTGGTGGTCGAACCCGGCGTTCCCTTCTCCGCGTTGACGCCGGTGGACTGGGCCGAGTCGAAGTTCACCTGTTCGTAG
- a CDS encoding asparagine synthase-related protein, whose product MRWLVGWSSTAARSAGIGSAGATGTDGETVHPVGSQLLWGDPDPLWAVGDWRPDEVRVVKADPENRIAVLGTCAASDEELRVGLFAARGGALRHLTAWAGSYTAVVQAGRRITVCGDLAGARPVFHTPWAQGTAYATAALPLADLVEANLDFGHLAALLAAPDVPAALQDSTPYEGVRRVPPGHALILRAGAREVAGYEPVASLAVAAPSADPDSAVDAVRDALVDAVRARLSAPRHVPGIEMDQGPVPGMGPAERRAARGMPVAGIGADLSGGPASGTLALLAAGLPGMPGTVLGHGTGAGERLLAVTFNDLVTGGREAEVQRAGTLAANPRLHHVVVTGDEDTLPYADLEGPLTDEPGRCLVSAARHRARLAAGSADHFTGYGARQVLDAHPARLADLLMDRKRRHLVRPVAALAKADGSVLVPARVYGAARRLARTPYLDGLELLAERLLQRRFDEPGGAVGASLAALTWARPGPAARWLTGEALAEVSVRLQASARRASLAPNQRPGDYRARAALARQAAELRVLEQAAEIRSQRLHTPFLDNQVVRACRALPEALRVQPGARADILRTVLEGAGVSELPPGWGAPSHGPASQAAHAGLRAAAASLTTLFGTPLLAEAGLVEARVVRKALRAAAEGEPLPIDGLADLVALELWLRRLLSRRGTCWTGTPARQRAVPEGIAPRRGALASGGGAGVA is encoded by the coding sequence ATGCGGTGGTTGGTGGGATGGAGCAGCACCGCCGCGCGGAGCGCCGGGATCGGCTCCGCGGGAGCGACCGGGACCGACGGGGAGACCGTGCACCCGGTGGGCTCCCAACTCCTGTGGGGCGACCCCGATCCGCTCTGGGCGGTCGGCGACTGGCGCCCCGACGAGGTCCGCGTCGTCAAGGCCGACCCGGAGAACCGGATCGCCGTCCTCGGCACCTGCGCCGCCTCCGACGAGGAGCTGCGGGTCGGCCTGTTCGCCGCCCGCGGCGGCGCGCTGCGCCATCTGACGGCCTGGGCGGGCAGCTACACGGCGGTCGTCCAGGCCGGCCGCCGGATCACCGTCTGCGGCGATCTGGCGGGCGCGCGACCGGTGTTCCACACCCCCTGGGCACAGGGCACCGCGTACGCGACGGCCGCGCTGCCGCTCGCCGACCTCGTCGAGGCCAACCTCGACTTCGGCCACCTCGCCGCCCTGCTGGCCGCCCCCGACGTACCGGCCGCCCTCCAGGACTCCACGCCCTACGAGGGCGTCAGGCGCGTTCCGCCGGGGCACGCGCTGATCCTGCGCGCGGGGGCGCGCGAGGTCGCCGGTTACGAGCCCGTCGCCTCCCTGGCCGTCGCGGCACCCTCCGCCGACCCGGACAGCGCCGTCGACGCCGTGCGCGACGCGCTCGTCGACGCGGTCCGCGCGCGGCTGTCGGCGCCCCGGCACGTCCCCGGCATAGAGATGGACCAGGGACCGGTCCCCGGCATGGGCCCCGCCGAGCGGCGCGCCGCGCGCGGGATGCCGGTCGCGGGCATCGGCGCCGACCTCTCGGGCGGCCCCGCCTCGGGCACCCTCGCGCTCCTCGCGGCCGGCCTGCCCGGCATGCCGGGCACCGTCCTCGGACACGGCACCGGCGCCGGGGAACGGCTCCTCGCGGTCACCTTCAACGACCTGGTGACCGGCGGCCGGGAGGCCGAGGTGCAGCGGGCGGGCACCCTCGCGGCCAACCCGCGCCTGCACCACGTGGTGGTGACCGGCGACGAGGACACCCTGCCCTACGCCGACCTCGAAGGGCCCCTCACCGACGAGCCGGGCCGCTGCCTGGTGAGCGCCGCCAGGCACCGGGCCCGGCTGGCTGCGGGCAGCGCCGACCACTTCACCGGCTACGGCGCCCGCCAGGTCCTCGACGCCCACCCGGCCCGCCTCGCCGACCTCCTGATGGACCGCAAACGCCGCCACCTGGTCCGCCCGGTCGCCGCGCTCGCCAAGGCCGACGGCTCGGTCCTCGTCCCCGCCCGCGTGTACGGCGCGGCCCGCCGACTGGCCCGCACCCCCTACCTCGACGGCCTCGAACTCCTCGCGGAACGGCTCCTCCAACGCCGTTTCGACGAGCCCGGCGGCGCGGTCGGCGCCTCGCTCGCCGCGCTCACCTGGGCCAGACCCGGTCCCGCCGCGCGCTGGCTGACCGGGGAGGCGCTCGCCGAAGTATCGGTTCGCCTCCAGGCGTCGGCGCGCCGTGCCTCGCTCGCCCCCAACCAGCGTCCCGGCGACTACCGCGCGCGGGCCGCCCTGGCCCGCCAGGCCGCGGAACTGCGCGTCCTGGAACAGGCGGCGGAGATCCGCTCCCAGCGCCTGCACACCCCGTTCCTCGACAACCAGGTCGTCCGCGCCTGCCGCGCCCTGCCGGAAGCCCTGCGCGTCCAGCCGGGCGCCCGCGCCGACATCCTCAGGACGGTCCTGGAGGGCGCCGGCGTCAGCGAACTGCCGCCCGGCTGGGGCGCCCCCTCCCACGGCCCGGCGTCCCAGGCGGCCCACGCCGGCCTGCGCGCCGCGGCGGCCTCCCTGACCACCCTCTTCGGCACCCCTCTCCTGGCGGAGGCGGGCCTGGTGGAGGCCCGGGTGGTCCGCAAGGCACTGCGCGCGGCGGCGGAGGGCGAACCCCTCCCGATCGACGGCCTCGCCGACCTCGTCGCCCTGGAACTCTGGCTCCGCCGCCTCCTCTCCCGCAGAGGCACCTGCTGGACCGGCACCCCGGCCCGCCAACGAGCGGTCCCCGAGGGCATCGCCCCCCGCAGGGGAGCACTGGCGTCAGGAGGGGGCGCGGGGGTGGCGTGA